A single genomic interval of Peribacillus sp. FSL H8-0477 harbors:
- the dxs gene encoding 1-deoxy-D-xylulose-5-phosphate synthase, with translation MDLLTIKDPSFLKNLTNDQLKELSADVRKFLVEQLSVSGGHIGPNLGVVELTIALHKEFNSPEDKIIWDVGHQSYVHKILTGRASQFDTLKKYKGLCGFPKMNESEHDVWETGHSSTSLSAAMGMVAAREIKKEKNYVLPVIGDGALTGGMALEALNHIGSEQKDMIVILNDNEMSIAPNVGALHSVLGRLRTAGKYKWAKDELEMFLKKIPAVGGKVAATAERLKDSMKYLLVSGVFFEELGFTYLGPIDGHNYEELFENLRYAKKTKGPVLLHVITKKGKGYSPAELDRTGNWHGTGPYKIDTGAFVKSPVKGPAWSSLVSDTVLKLARGDERIVAITPAMPVGSKLEKFASEFPERMYDVGIAEQHAATFAAGLATQKMKPFLAIYSTFLQRAYDQLVHDIARQNLNVFIGVDRAGLVGADGETHQGVFDIAFLRHLPNMVVMMPKDENEGQHMVNTAIKYDDGPIAMRFPRGNGYGVPMDETLREIPIGSWEVLREGTDAAILTFGTTIPMALEAAERLAKDDISVKVVNARFIKPLDSDMMIELLQQKMPILTIEEAILQGGFGSAVLEFSHDHGFSGAVIDRMGIPDRFIEHGSVDQLLEEIGMTVEDTVNKINLLTPKKQKRA, from the coding sequence TTGGATCTTCTAACTATAAAAGACCCTTCATTTCTAAAAAACCTAACGAATGACCAATTAAAAGAGTTAAGTGCAGATGTAAGAAAGTTCTTAGTTGAACAGCTTTCGGTCAGCGGCGGACATATTGGTCCAAACCTTGGAGTCGTTGAACTAACAATTGCTCTTCATAAAGAATTTAACAGTCCTGAGGACAAAATTATCTGGGATGTTGGTCATCAATCATATGTTCATAAAATATTGACAGGACGTGCCAGCCAATTTGATACCTTAAAGAAATATAAAGGGCTGTGCGGTTTTCCAAAAATGAATGAAAGTGAACACGATGTCTGGGAAACTGGTCATAGTTCTACATCACTTTCTGCTGCAATGGGTATGGTAGCAGCTCGTGAAATTAAAAAAGAAAAAAATTACGTTCTTCCTGTTATCGGTGATGGAGCGTTAACTGGCGGTATGGCCCTTGAAGCCTTAAATCATATCGGTTCAGAACAAAAGGACATGATTGTCATTCTAAATGATAATGAAATGTCGATTGCGCCAAATGTTGGTGCACTTCATAGTGTGCTCGGACGATTGAGAACGGCTGGTAAATATAAGTGGGCTAAAGATGAATTAGAAATGTTCTTGAAAAAGATTCCAGCAGTTGGCGGTAAGGTTGCGGCTACAGCAGAACGGCTTAAGGATAGTATGAAGTATTTGCTTGTATCCGGTGTTTTCTTTGAAGAACTTGGCTTTACGTATCTTGGACCGATTGATGGTCATAACTACGAGGAACTATTCGAAAACTTACGATATGCCAAAAAAACCAAAGGTCCCGTTCTTTTACATGTAATTACGAAAAAAGGAAAGGGATATTCTCCTGCTGAATTGGATCGTACAGGTAACTGGCACGGAACAGGTCCATATAAAATCGATACAGGTGCTTTTGTTAAGTCACCCGTTAAGGGTCCAGCATGGAGCTCACTTGTGAGTGACACGGTCCTAAAATTAGCTAGAGGCGATGAGCGGATTGTGGCGATTACACCTGCCATGCCTGTTGGATCGAAGCTTGAAAAGTTTGCCAGTGAGTTTCCAGAACGGATGTATGATGTAGGAATTGCCGAGCAGCATGCCGCTACATTTGCAGCAGGCTTGGCTACACAGAAAATGAAGCCGTTTTTAGCTATTTATTCTACCTTCCTGCAGCGAGCCTATGACCAGCTCGTGCATGATATCGCCAGACAGAACCTGAATGTATTTATCGGTGTTGACCGTGCCGGACTAGTTGGAGCGGATGGGGAAACTCATCAGGGTGTATTTGATATCGCCTTCCTGCGTCATCTGCCGAATATGGTTGTGATGATGCCTAAGGATGAAAACGAAGGACAGCATATGGTTAATACAGCGATTAAATATGATGACGGCCCAATTGCTATGCGTTTTCCAAGAGGAAACGGATACGGAGTCCCAATGGATGAGACACTAAGAGAAATCCCAATCGGCAGCTGGGAAGTGTTACGTGAAGGAACCGATGCAGCTATCTTGACGTTCGGGACAACCATCCCGATGGCATTAGAGGCTGCGGAACGATTAGCAAAAGATGATATATCTGTAAAAGTGGTCAATGCACGGTTTATTAAACCGCTTGATTCAGATATGATGATTGAATTGCTTCAACAAAAAATGCCAATCCTAACAATTGAAGAGGCGATTCTTCAAGGCGGTTTCGGGAGCGCGGTTCTAGAATTCAGCCATGATCATGGTTTCTCAGGAGCAGTAATTGATAGAATGGGAATTCCAGACCGATTTATTGAACATGGCAGTGTAGATCAACTATTAGAGGAAATTGGAATGACCGTAGAAGATACAGTTAACAAAATAAATCTGCTTACACCAAAAAAGCAAAAAAGGGCCTGA
- the xseB gene encoding exodeoxyribonuclease VII small subunit — protein sequence MAKKEEVTFEQAMEELEKIVEQLEEGDVPLEAAITIYKQGMDLSKLCHQKLKTVENQLTQILKEDGELDSFAVQEEE from the coding sequence ATGGCAAAAAAAGAAGAAGTAACATTTGAACAAGCAATGGAAGAGCTTGAAAAAATTGTTGAGCAGCTAGAAGAAGGCGATGTCCCATTAGAAGCTGCCATTACTATTTATAAACAAGGGATGGATTTGTCGAAGCTTTGTCATCAAAAACTAAAAACAGTAGAAAATCAATTGACTCAAATTCTGAAGGAAGACGGCGAGCTTGACAGCTTTGCAGTTCAGGAGGAAGAATAA
- the xseA gene encoding exodeoxyribonuclease VII large subunit — MDSLKYLSVSVWTKYIKRKFDADPHLQQAYIKGEISNFKQHSSGHMYFTLKDEKARLLAVMFSAHNGSLKFMPENGMKVLVRGDISVYEQSGQYQLYVKAMTPDGVGDLYTAYEQLKKKLEKAGLFAPLHKKTLPLYPKSVGVITSPTGAALRDILTTIKRRYPIAKVIIYPALVQGTNAAPSVVKAISTANARDEVDVLIIGRGGGSIEELWAFNEEIVANSIYDSDIPIISAVGHETDFTIADFVADLRAPTPTAAAELAVPHLNEIMERLLNRKNRLSRAIQENAAAQRTRLARLEKSYAFRYPRKMYEQKLEQLDKATERLQRGSGKYFLQKREMLQRSTAILQKQHPEQQVVLAKERLLAHKKMLTRLMEASMKQHTQQFLHLNSTLSALNPLNIMDRGYGLIYTGEEELVKSTKQVSPGDTIAVQIKDGTLECKIEKIEERK, encoded by the coding sequence GGGAAATATCGAACTTTAAGCAGCATTCGAGCGGACATATGTATTTTACGCTTAAGGATGAAAAGGCGAGGCTTCTTGCGGTTATGTTTTCAGCGCATAATGGCAGTTTAAAGTTCATGCCTGAGAATGGAATGAAGGTCCTTGTTCGAGGCGACATCAGCGTGTATGAACAAAGTGGTCAATACCAGCTGTATGTCAAAGCAATGACTCCGGATGGAGTGGGCGACCTATATACGGCTTATGAACAATTGAAAAAGAAGCTTGAGAAAGCTGGCTTGTTTGCACCCCTTCATAAAAAAACACTTCCGCTGTATCCCAAATCAGTTGGGGTCATTACTTCTCCGACAGGGGCAGCGTTACGAGATATTCTAACAACAATTAAGCGTAGATACCCTATAGCCAAAGTGATTATTTATCCAGCGCTGGTTCAGGGGACTAACGCGGCGCCATCCGTCGTAAAGGCAATTAGCACCGCAAATGCACGTGATGAAGTTGATGTCTTAATTATCGGCCGGGGCGGTGGTTCCATTGAGGAACTTTGGGCTTTTAATGAAGAAATCGTTGCGAATTCAATCTATGATTCAGACATACCAATTATTTCAGCTGTCGGCCATGAGACTGATTTCACGATTGCTGATTTTGTCGCTGATTTACGGGCTCCAACGCCTACTGCAGCAGCTGAACTAGCCGTGCCGCATCTAAATGAAATTATGGAAAGACTCTTAAATCGAAAAAATAGACTTTCCAGAGCCATTCAGGAAAATGCTGCTGCACAAAGAACCAGACTTGCCCGTTTAGAAAAATCCTATGCATTCCGCTATCCGCGCAAAATGTATGAACAGAAACTTGAACAGCTGGATAAAGCGACTGAAAGGCTTCAGAGAGGAAGCGGAAAGTACTTTTTACAGAAGCGCGAAATGTTGCAGCGCTCAACTGCAATTCTTCAAAAACAGCATCCTGAACAACAAGTCGTTCTAGCGAAGGAACGGTTACTTGCTCATAAAAAGATGCTTACTCGTTTGATGGAAGCCAGTATGAAACAGCATACACAGCAATTTCTACATCTTAATTCAACCCTTTCTGCCTTAAACCCATTAAATATCATGGATCGGGGCTACGGTTTAATTTATACGGGAGAAGAAGAATTAGTAAAAAGTACGAAGCAAGTGTCACCCGGTGATACGATCGCTGTTCAGATTAAAGATGGAACCCTTGAATGTAAAATTGAGAAGATAGAGGAGCGGAAATGA
- a CDS encoding polyprenyl synthetase family protein, whose product MSNQTLATYSAEHKALIEENMIQFIQDLQAPESLKEAMVYSLQAGGKRIRPLFVFAVITAFKKDSKIGIPVSAAIEMIHTYSLIHDDLPSMDDDDLRRGKPTNHKVFGEAHAILAGDGLLTYSFQLVAEMNHPDVTSDMKLKLIRLIAQAAGAEGMVGGQIADMEGEEKQLSLKELEYVHEHKTGKLLSASVLAGAILSEANAKQLALLEVFSYHLGLAFQIRDDILDVEGDESVIGKPVGSDEGNQKSTYPALLTMDGAKEKLAYHIEQALTALDQTGIETELLISLTKMIAVRNH is encoded by the coding sequence ATGAGTAATCAGACGCTCGCGACCTATTCTGCTGAACATAAGGCCTTAATTGAAGAAAATATGATTCAGTTCATTCAAGACTTACAAGCACCTGAATCGTTGAAAGAAGCGATGGTGTATTCACTCCAGGCTGGTGGAAAACGGATCAGACCCCTGTTTGTTTTCGCTGTTATTACTGCGTTTAAAAAAGATTCGAAAATAGGGATACCTGTGAGTGCAGCTATTGAAATGATTCATACTTATTCATTAATTCATGATGATCTGCCTAGCATGGATGACGATGATCTTCGCAGAGGGAAGCCGACCAATCATAAAGTGTTTGGGGAAGCACATGCGATTCTTGCTGGTGATGGGTTACTGACTTACAGCTTCCAGTTGGTGGCTGAAATGAATCATCCTGACGTGACGAGTGATATGAAATTGAAGTTGATTCGCTTGATTGCACAAGCAGCTGGTGCTGAAGGGATGGTCGGCGGACAAATCGCTGATATGGAAGGCGAAGAGAAACAGCTTAGTTTAAAGGAACTTGAATATGTACACGAACATAAAACGGGAAAACTATTATCTGCAAGTGTTCTGGCTGGAGCGATTCTATCTGAAGCGAATGCAAAACAGCTGGCACTCCTAGAAGTATTTTCTTATCATTTGGGATTAGCTTTCCAAATCCGCGATGACATTTTAGATGTGGAAGGCGATGAATCAGTCATCGGGAAACCGGTTGGAAGTGATGAAGGTAACCAAAAGAGCACCTATCCTGCGCTTCTCACGATGGATGGAGCCAAAGAAAAACTAGCTTACCACATCGAGCAGGCGCTCACGGCTTTGGATCAGACAGGGATTGAGACAGAGCTTTTAATTAGTTTAACCAAAATGATTGCTGTTCGAAATCATTAA
- the recN gene encoding DNA repair protein RecN codes for MLTELSIRNFAIIDALSISLEKGLTVLTGETGAGKSIIIDAIHLLVGGRGSAEFIRHGESKAEIEGLFIIDEEKHPVFEKMQEIGIDITDGMVVLRRDIALSGKSACRVNGKLVTIAILREIGRTLIDIHGQHEHQELMDERLHLPLLDQFGGEKIVQAISEYQRLYKDYDYAVKQLKKLSQNEQQMVHRLDLIQFQHDEIESAELVLGEDDSLTEEKKKINNFERLHESLQTGYQSLTGEQRGLDWLSLAMNNLEEAAELDESTKGISESISNSYFIIEDAVSLIRDQLDSLEYDPERLDLIESRLNEINQLKRKYGKTIEEIVEYGSMIEEEIETLQNRETHIVKLEAQIKSIRADLLVEAKNLSELRQTYAKQLTDHIQKELQELYMEKTIFEAHFHKTAFTFTDADEVGKNGLDSMEFYLSTNPGEPLKPLSKIASGGELSRIMLALKSIFSKHQGITSIIFDEVDTGVSGRVAQAIAEKIHQVASGSQVLCISHLPQVAAMADIHLFIAKNIKDGRTNTSVKSLNEEDKIKEIGRMISGVEITNLTKEHARELILQADQKKYVK; via the coding sequence TTGTTAACGGAATTATCAATTCGCAATTTCGCAATCATCGATGCACTTTCAATATCTTTAGAAAAAGGATTAACAGTCTTAACTGGGGAAACGGGTGCTGGAAAATCAATTATTATTGACGCGATTCACCTATTGGTTGGCGGTCGTGGATCGGCAGAGTTCATCAGACACGGAGAATCAAAGGCTGAAATTGAAGGGTTATTTATTATTGACGAAGAAAAACATCCCGTATTTGAAAAAATGCAGGAAATAGGCATTGATATTACGGATGGGATGGTCGTTTTACGTCGTGATATTGCTTTAAGTGGAAAGAGCGCTTGTCGGGTGAATGGAAAGCTTGTGACGATTGCTATACTTAGGGAAATCGGTCGAACGCTTATTGATATTCATGGACAGCATGAACATCAGGAGCTGATGGATGAACGACTTCATTTGCCGCTGCTGGATCAATTTGGCGGAGAGAAAATTGTACAAGCGATATCCGAGTATCAACGACTGTACAAAGACTATGATTATGCAGTTAAGCAATTAAAGAAATTGAGTCAAAATGAACAGCAAATGGTTCATCGACTCGATTTGATTCAGTTTCAGCATGATGAAATCGAAAGCGCTGAACTGGTGCTGGGCGAAGATGACAGCTTGACTGAAGAAAAAAAGAAAATTAATAACTTTGAACGGCTGCATGAGTCCTTGCAAACCGGTTATCAGTCTTTAACTGGGGAGCAGCGCGGGTTAGACTGGTTGTCTCTGGCAATGAATAACCTTGAAGAAGCAGCTGAGCTTGATGAATCGACAAAAGGGATTTCTGAATCCATTTCCAACAGCTATTTTATTATTGAAGACGCAGTCTCCTTAATTCGTGATCAATTGGATTCCCTCGAATATGATCCAGAGCGGCTCGATTTGATTGAAAGCCGTTTAAATGAAATTAATCAGCTCAAACGTAAATATGGGAAAACCATTGAAGAAATCGTTGAGTATGGTTCGATGATTGAAGAGGAAATTGAAACCTTGCAAAACCGTGAAACGCATATCGTTAAACTGGAAGCTCAAATTAAATCTATACGAGCTGATTTACTTGTAGAAGCGAAGAATTTATCTGAACTTCGACAAACATATGCTAAACAGCTTACTGATCATATTCAGAAGGAGTTACAAGAGCTGTATATGGAAAAAACGATTTTTGAAGCACATTTCCATAAAACAGCATTTACCTTTACAGACGCGGACGAAGTGGGGAAAAACGGTCTTGACAGTATGGAATTTTATTTGTCAACGAATCCCGGTGAACCGTTAAAACCACTATCAAAAATTGCCTCTGGCGGTGAATTGTCGCGAATTATGCTTGCTCTCAAAAGCATTTTCTCCAAACATCAAGGAATTACTTCCATTATTTTTGATGAAGTCGATACTGGAGTCAGTGGAAGAGTAGCCCAAGCCATAGCAGAAAAAATTCATCAAGTTGCTTCAGGCTCACAAGTGTTGTGTATTTCCCACTTGCCTCAGGTTGCGGCAATGGCTGATATTCACCTGTTTATTGCTAAAAATATTAAAGATGGCCGGACAAATACCTCTGTAAAATCTTTGAATGAAGAGGATAAAATTAAAGAAATCGGCCGCATGATTTCTGGAGTCGAAATTACCAACTTGACGAAGGAACATGCTCGTGAATTAATCCTTCAGGCAGATCAAAAAAAGTATGTTAAATAG
- the ahrC gene encoding transcriptional regulator AhrC/ArgR: MNKGQRHIKIREIIANNDIETQDDLVEELESRGFNVTQATVSRDIKELHLVKVPMIDGRYKYSLPADQRFNPLQKLKRLLIDAFVRIDTASNMLVLKTMPGNAQALCVLIDNLSWEEILGTIGGDDTCLIICQTPEKAELVAEKFLDML; encoded by the coding sequence ATGAATAAAGGCCAGCGACATATAAAAATTCGAGAAATCATTGCTAACAATGATATAGAAACTCAAGATGATTTGGTTGAGGAGTTAGAAAGCAGAGGCTTTAATGTTACGCAGGCAACGGTCTCAAGAGATATAAAAGAATTACATCTAGTCAAGGTGCCGATGATTGACGGCCGATATAAATACAGCTTGCCTGCTGATCAGCGTTTTAATCCGCTGCAAAAGTTAAAACGGCTGCTAATTGATGCTTTTGTTCGTATTGATACGGCAAGTAACATGCTGGTGTTAAAGACGATGCCAGGCAACGCACAGGCGCTGTGTGTGTTGATAGACAATTTGAGCTGGGAAGAGATACTGGGAACGATTGGCGGCGATGATACCTGCTTGATTATTTGTCAGACCCCTGAAAAAGCAGAACTGGTTGCCGAAAAGTTTTTAGACATGCTCTAA
- a CDS encoding TlyA family RNA methyltransferase: protein MKVNKERVDVLLVEKGLAETREKAKRMIMAGLVYANEVRLEKPGEKVPVDYELMIKGKVMPYVSRGGLKLEKALKVFDLSVDGKILLDIGSSTGGFTDCALQNGAVMSYALDVGYNQLAWKLRQDERVKVMERTNFRYVTPVDLDGEMPNFSSIDVSFISLKLILPVLKTLLVPGGDVVALVKPQFEAGKDQVGKKGIVREPKIHQAVMKKIIDFSLQEGYDVLNASYSPITGGDGNIEFLLHLHWTGPKETGENLLKQTIEDIVTEAHVELKQQKNEN from the coding sequence ATGAAAGTTAATAAAGAACGTGTTGATGTATTACTAGTTGAAAAAGGATTAGCAGAAACACGAGAAAAGGCTAAGCGAATGATAATGGCTGGACTTGTCTATGCAAATGAAGTACGTCTGGAGAAACCCGGCGAAAAGGTACCTGTAGATTATGAGCTGATGATAAAAGGAAAAGTAATGCCTTATGTATCAAGAGGTGGATTAAAGCTTGAAAAAGCCTTAAAGGTATTTGATTTGTCTGTAGATGGGAAGATTCTTTTAGATATTGGATCTTCTACAGGCGGCTTTACCGACTGTGCACTTCAAAATGGTGCAGTGATGTCATACGCTTTAGATGTAGGCTACAATCAGCTGGCCTGGAAGCTCCGTCAAGATGAGCGTGTAAAGGTAATGGAAAGAACCAATTTCCGCTATGTAACACCTGTCGATTTAGACGGAGAAATGCCTAACTTCTCAAGTATAGATGTGTCATTTATCTCCTTGAAATTAATCCTGCCAGTCCTAAAAACTTTACTTGTTCCCGGCGGAGATGTAGTGGCACTTGTAAAGCCACAATTTGAAGCGGGTAAGGATCAAGTGGGGAAAAAAGGCATTGTACGCGAGCCTAAAATTCATCAAGCTGTTATGAAAAAAATCATAGACTTTTCTTTGCAGGAAGGTTATGACGTTTTAAATGCCTCCTACTCTCCAATTACAGGCGGCGACGGCAATATTGAATTTCTGCTTCACCTGCATTGGACAGGGCCTAAGGAGACGGGAGAAAACCTTCTGAAGCAAACCATCGAGGACATTGTCACAGAGGCACATGTTGAATTAAAACAGCAAAAAAACGAAAATTAA